In Bosea sp. PAMC 26642, the DNA window CCAGCCTCTGAGGAACGGACTGTGGGCAGTCTCTCAGGAGCCCCATGCTCGACAAGCTCGCATTGCTCGGTTTCGGACCCGGCGGCTGGGGTCAGCCGCTTCTCCAGGGCGCCTTCATCACCATATCGATCGCGCTGGCGACGCTGCCATTCGGGCTCGTGCTCGGGCTTCTGGTCGCGCTCGGCAAGCGCTCCGACAATGTCGTGCTGCGCTGGCTGGCGACCGGGTACACCACGGTTTTTCGCGGCGTTCCCGAGCTTTTGACCCTCTACATCATCTATTTCGGCGTCCAGATCGTCCTTCAGGAATTCTGGCAGTGGCTTGGTCTGCCGGGCGCCTTCTCGATGCCGCCTTTCGTCGCCGGCATGGTCGCGCTCGGCGTCGTGCTCTCTGCTTTCACCAGCGAGGTCTGGGTCGGCGCGCTGAACGCGATCCCGAAGGGCCAGCGCGAGGCTGCCGCCGCTCTCGGGCTGAGCAAGGCCCATGCCTTCCGGCTCGTGGTGTTTCCGCAGCTCATCCGTGTCGCCCTGCCGGGACTCGGCAACAACTGGATGGTGCTGCTCAAGGAGACCTCGCTGGTCTCGGTCATCACGCTGCCCGATATCATGTTCATCACGACGCGCGCCAATGTGGTGACCAAGGAGCCGTTCCTGTTTTTCGGCGCGGCAATCCTGATCTATTTCGCCTTTTCGCTCGCTTCGGCCTGGGGTCTGGGCAAACTCGAAGCGCGAACCAATCGCGGCATGGCCACATTCGGGGGCGCGACGCGATGAACTGGTGCGAGTATCCGGGCTACGCCCTCGGCAGCGAGGTCTTCCAGAACTATGGCTGCCGGATGTTCTCCGGCCTCTGGATCACCTTCGAACTGGTGGCGGTCTCGGTCGCACTTGGATTCGCGCTGGCGGTCGGCCTCGCGATAGCACGGCTTTACGGGCCGCGCTGGGCGCAGATGACGATCAACGGCTACACCACCTTCTTTCGCGGCACGCCGCTGCTCTGCCAGCTTTTCCTCGTCTATTACGGCCTCGGCCAGTTCCGCCTGTTCTGGCAGGATGTCGGTCTGTGGTGGTTCTTCCGCGAGCCGTTCTATTGCGCGGTGTTCACCTTCACCATCAACACGGCGGCCTACCAGGCCGAAATCCTGCGCGGTGCGATCCAGTCGATCCCGCGCGGCCAGTTCGAGGGCGCGCTGGCACTCGGCCTGCACCGGTGGGCGACGCTGCGCCACGTCATCATGCCCCAGGCGATGATCCTGGCCCTGCGCCCGCTCGGCAACGAACTCATCGTGATGGTCAAATCCAGCGCGGTCGCGTCGCTGGTGACGATCTACGATCTGATGGGCGCGACCAAACTCGCCTTCTCGCGTTCCTTCGACCTGACGATCTATCTCTATGCGGCGTTGATCTATCTGCTCCTGGTGGAGGTCGTCCGCCGGATTTGGGACGCCTGGGAGGCCAGGCTGACGCGGCATATGGCGTTGAGGTGAGGGTTGGACAGCCCGCGTCTAGCTGCCTAAATTGCGAAGCGAAAGTTCCCCCGCCCGAGGACAGCATGGACACATTGCTCGACATTGATCCGAAACTTAAGGTTCGTATTCGCGAACTTGCCGAGCGCCAGCAGCGCTCGGCCGGCTC includes these proteins:
- a CDS encoding ABC transporter permease; protein product: MLDKLALLGFGPGGWGQPLLQGAFITISIALATLPFGLVLGLLVALGKRSDNVVLRWLATGYTTVFRGVPELLTLYIIYFGVQIVLQEFWQWLGLPGAFSMPPFVAGMVALGVVLSAFTSEVWVGALNAIPKGQREAAAALGLSKAHAFRLVVFPQLIRVALPGLGNNWMVLLKETSLVSVITLPDIMFITTRANVVTKEPFLFFGAAILIYFAFSLASAWGLGKLEARTNRGMATFGGATR
- a CDS encoding ABC transporter permease encodes the protein MNWCEYPGYALGSEVFQNYGCRMFSGLWITFELVAVSVALGFALAVGLAIARLYGPRWAQMTINGYTTFFRGTPLLCQLFLVYYGLGQFRLFWQDVGLWWFFREPFYCAVFTFTINTAAYQAEILRGAIQSIPRGQFEGALALGLHRWATLRHVIMPQAMILALRPLGNELIVMVKSSAVASLVTIYDLMGATKLAFSRSFDLTIYLYAALIYLLLVEVVRRIWDAWEARLTRHMALR